TGAGAATATATCTTAAAGAAAAAACCACCCACCTGTATGTGAACACAACACTGCCCTCCCTCGTAAGTACTTGGATTTTAAAGCAATCCTCATAGAAACAttaacttggaagtaagtcccattgatttcaacggaaGTAAGCCTGGCTTAATTTCCACTGATTCCAATGGAATTAATATTCACTTAAAATTAAATTCTCTTGTATTTTCTACGATCCACATTTTTACTGAAGTCTTATTGAGATGAATGGACCCAGGCTTGTATGCGATGACGGCAGTTCTTAGATGACTTACATTACACCCCTAGTTTAAAAACATTATGTGAAAGTACATCCATAGTGGATGTCACTCTAGAAGTCTTATCTCCTTcagtaaaaccaaaaccaaaaccaaagggAAGTGATCTATCTCAAGATCTCCTGCTATAGCTGCAACCTTGGCACCCTTGCTTAGataagtggaacttacttccaagttacTTTCCCTAAAGTCAGAATGTGGGTTCTTGAGTTGAATTTCTTTTCCCGTCCTTTCAAATTTAGTAGAAGATGTCAGCATAAATGTCTTAGGGCAGGGGTACTACTGGTTACTCAAGACATACAGAGAACTTTCTGTACATTACCTGTGAGGctaagtaacacacacacacacacacacacacacacaccttttcccatCTGAAAgtcccactccccattcaaagtGCCACTTTCTGCTGGAAAAGTCTGGActggtctctctctcttctctgtggtactccaccccccccctctctctctctcacacacacacacacacacacacacacttatccaaTGGGCCTTGGCTTCTTCAAATTATTTTAGCACTCTCTGGgcatgttctctctctttctctgacacccacccacacccacacccacacccacacccctttcCTTGCATCTGtttctggaaagaggcaggttttttttttctttttagtttccaCCCTTTCTTCTCTGCCCTCATTTCCTTCAAGATCCCGACTCTGGAGGTTAATGATGGCAGAGAGAGCAAATTAAACATGACCTCCTCCATTGAAGGCGGCTCCAAAACTTAGCATCCAcacaaagaggaaaaacaagggTTACACGGATTTTTAGACATTGTCCCACCGCTGGCCAGCACTCAAGGGTGGAAAATGCAAGTCATTTCCCAGCAAGGCatgaaaaggaaatgaaattGGTAAAACTTCTGTTTCCTTGCAGAGTGAATTCATGATGGTTTCTTTTGAAAAGAGCGGCATGGCCCTCCTAACCACCCTTGCCTGCCTCTTGCCTTCCTATCCGCCCCCTCTAACTCCACCACCACTAGAACCAAACGTAGCGTGTATTCCAGCAAACCGAAGCCTCTGTCCTGCCTTCGTGGTGGCTTTGGCGGAGATCCCAAGGTACTTAATGGCAAAAACGCTACCTCTAAGGCAGGCCAACTTTTGTCTCTCCCCAGGGAGGAGGGTTTTGTTTAGCCGCTTGACATTTTGGGAGTCTTGTCTGCCTGTGGTTGGAcgcaaggaaaagagagagagagagaaagagcgagagagATCGTGTGGGCGTGGGTGGAAAGGGCAGACATGCACTCGCCTCTCTTACGCACACGTCCATATACTCACTGCACTTCATTGCCTGGTTACTCGCCTGTAAAGGTCAAAACACACCATTCATTACACACTTTGCTACCGTTTCAAGGATAGTTCAGTGCAGtcgctttccttccttccttccttccttccttttttgttttgtctgcttttttttaaaggggaggggggaaacaatcaAAAGGGTTGGAGGAGTAAGGGGGTAGAGGGAGGGGGCCAGGGGTCGGCCCCCCGTCCCCCCTGCTCCTCCCCCTGCTCCGCCGATGGCGGAGTTCACTGCACAGGAGTCTGTACCCCGTGGTGCGGCGGCGGCGTGTCCCTGCTGGCCCCATACACGTCCTCGGCTCCCGGCAGAGTCCCTCCCGGGGGAGTCATGCGTTTCTCTTTCTGTCTCCTGTTACAAAACCACACGCGGACCACCTCTTTCTCGAGCTGGAGGCTGTCCGCCAGCGAGGTGATCTCCTGGGCGGAGGGCTTGGGGCACTTGAGGAAATGGCTCTCGAGGGCGCCCTTGACGCTCACCTCGATGGAGGTGCGCTTTTTCCGCTTGCGCCCCTGCGCTGCGATCTTGTCTATGCTGGTGGGGCTGCCCGACGACGAGTCCGCCTCCTCCAGCCACTTGTTCAACAAAGGCTTCAACTTGCACATGTTCTTGAAGCTCAGCTGCAGGGCCTCGAACCGGCAGATGGTGGTCTGCGAGAAGACGTTGCCGTAGAGCGTGCCCAAGGCCAAGCCCACGTCCGCTTGGGTAAATCCCAGTTTGATCCGCCGCTGCTTGAACTGCTTGGCGAACTGCTCCAGGTCGTCCGAGGTCGGCGTGTCCTCGTCCGAGTGCGCCTCGTGGTGGTGGTGcgggtggtggtgctgctgctgctgttgctgctgctgcccgtgcgggtgctgctgctgctgctgctgcgggagaTGGTCCGGGTGgtgcggcggcggctgctgctgctgcggcggcggctcctcgTGGGCGTCCCGCAAGCCGTGGTGGTGCATGCCCGGCTGGCCCGAGCTCAGCATCCCGTTGACCGTGAAGCCCGGCGGCTGCGAGTACAGGAGCCCGCCCTGGCCACCGCCGTTGGACGCGGCCATGCCAGGCGGCAGGTGAGCCGAGCCGCCAGTCCTCCACGCCACGGCAGCGGCCACCGCGGCGTGGTGGCTCCCGGCGTGGTGCACCAGGTGCGGCGGTCtgccttgctgctgctggtgatgctgctgctgctgctgctgctgcagctcgtCCCCCCGGCCGCCGGCCTGCACCACCGAAGGCTTGATGTCCTGCTGGCCCAGCGGGCTGGTGGACCACGGCGAGtcccctccgccgccgccgccgccgccgcccccgccgccgcctcctccgccgccgccgtggGACAGCGCCGTGATCCACTGATGAGCGTGGCTGAGCGGGTGCCCGTTGCTCTGCAGCGCGTAGTCCGCCTGCACCAGCGCCTGGGCGTCTCTGTAGCCGGCGCCCGGCTGCATGCTCCCCGGCGGCTCGGCGTGCACCATGGGCGAGCTGGAGGTGAGCAGGCTGTAGTGGTTAGACGCTGTGGTCGCCATGACTCTCCGAGCCGGACTGAGGGCTCCGCTTAAAGGAGCCGCGCATTTGACAGCTACTTTTTCGCCTCGGGCTCCTCTCGCCGCTCGCTTCCCCCGCAAGTCCGCTTGGCAGAGCCCACTGCAAAGGCACGCGTCcccgctcctccctccctccggccCCCATTGGCTCTCTGCGCTTTGATTTACGTGGAGACCTCTAGCAACCGGCGCAGGGGGAGCCTCCCATTGGCCCCGGCCCTGGCGCTGACACCACGCCTCCCACacagcctccctctctctctttgtaatCAAACTctaaagagggagagaaggaaggagaagaaggcgggggggggagggaagagaagcgATAGAAAGAAGGGGGGCACAAACACGCACGGCGAAAAATAAAGCAGCAGCTCAGATGCTTCTAGCCACAGGGGCTGAATGCAGGTGGATGGTGGGGGAACGCTACCCCCtctttaagcacacacacacacacacacacacacagagagagagagagagagagagagagagagagagattcaaaacCACCCTTGTCTGTGTTTTCAGGGAAAGCAAGCAGAGCGCAAACTGACCAGACGCACACCAAGGTTAGGCGTGCTGGAGGAGATGCACTCCTGTTGCTGTTTGCATTGTTCCCAAACTTGATGGAATACTTTTCAGGCGTAGGACGGTttcactcctccccccttccgCACCCcagcccctaccccaccccccaaccgcACGCCACACAAAGGACGCATCCTTTCAGTGGAAGGCATTCTTTTAGGAAACAACCGTCGGCTGGACGCGATCGGCGGAATCACTTGGCCAGGGCAATTTGCTTGGTTGCTGGAGCCACTCCTATAACTCCGTCAATGCCTTTCTTCTTcacttggctggctggctggcaggctggcGGTAGAtgggttttgttgtttgtttttgttcctcTTCGTCACGTCCGTATTATGCCGactcccaacatttcccagcGTTTGTTTTGCAACAAAGACAACTTTGAGCAAGACTTACTTAGCGTCAGGCAACTTGGTAGGCAACATGTTTCCCCAATAAAAGTGTTTATGTCCGCACGATCAGAAGACAGTAACCGCCCGATCCCCTATGTGCATATTTTTACTCggaagaaagccccccccccccagtctcagTGGGACCTACTCCCGAAGAAGTGTACATAGCGTCGCAGCGGCGCCCTGACTTCCTTTCTCCACTCTCGCCGccccccgccacccccaccccccgcacacaCTTCTTTCTCCTTGTGTCTTTGCACCCAGTAATCCGAGAGAAACCTGCTGCTCCTTTTCCACAATGGCGGGATAAGAAGGACGAAAGCAGAGGGAAGAAGGGGCGAGGGGTGGAGGGCTGCTGCTActcccttgggagggagagaCTCTCGCAAGTCCCCAAACTGTCCCAGCAGCAGGTGCTGCCTGAGAACAAAACTAGGATTCGCAAAGAATTTCAAGGCTTAACACTTTACAAAGCACAGAGGCAAAGCTAACTGGCATTGTTCACAGAGGTTCTCGCTCTGTAGGGACAAGCATGTTTACAGATcaacaactttctttcttttcttggcaAAACAGGCATGTTGCTCCGGCAGGAGCTTAAGAACAGGCAAGAGCGACTGCCCTCTCCCTCAGTTAAGACTCTGTTATAACTCAAGCCCACCGGTGCTGGTCTTAAGCCCAAGCGTCTCTCACAGCTTTAACTGGAACTTGCTTGGAAGTGGCCGATCTGGTTGTTTTAAGATTAAATGCCCGATCAACATTTCCAAAAGCATCTAAAAATGTGGATTTCTTGTTGTGTGGACCACCAAAGGGCCCAGGAGTTTATCAATAATGGAACCACCCATGACGTTTTGTGATTGTGCTAGAACATTTCCTTAAAATCCGGAGCACCTAGAAATAAGCTGGGCTGGATCTCATAGTCCAGAATTAGATCTCCCACTTTGAGCCAAGAAGAAGCAAGCACTTTGTGGGGGTTTGggggtcttgtgtgtgtgtgtgtgtgtgtgaatcgaCACCGTATACACTCCACCTTATCTTATTCGAAATGCCATGCCAGGGCAGGAAGAGAGAATTTACGATCACCACAAGCGAGAAGCTGCTTTCTTCCGAGAGTTGTTCATAATTTATCATCCTAGGAAAGGCTATTTGGCTGGAAAAAATTCTCTGTGTAAAAGGGacgtctacacacacacacacacacacacacacacacacacggataggAAGTAAGAATTCTAACTTCTTATCCCAGGAAGTATTGCAGGAAGGTTTCATTCATTTCTGGAGAACTTAAGCTAATGTTAAGGTGAGCGCAGCGCATCCCGATCCAGTGCCTAATTACTCAGAGGCCAGGTGCATTTTGTGAGGAGGGGGCTTCCAAGAAGTGTGCAGTGGACCATCAGGGTTTAAAATTTGGAAGCTTGTTCtaagagatgggggaagaagtGGGGGAGATGCCTAGGAAAATGACGCTGATGAACTCTCAAAGAAAGTGACACAATGTTTGAAATAAGTCCAAGAACTTatactggttggccactatatatACACGTTTCAGAACTGATTTGTacttgggggatgggggaatcttATTTTTATGGTAGTTGAGACTTTTCTAGTACTGGGATTACGAAAACAAGTTGACCTATAGTTatttctatatctatatatcagaGAGATAGTGTCTCCTgttatctctctccctccctccctctctgacatAACCAATACTATCCCCTACTCCACAACCTCTCAACAGTGTAGTAAGCTCACCTAAaacaagaaaaatgaaataatactTTGGATCTGCTAAATAATATGAAaaaatgtgcagtgcaatcctaaatctgtttactcaggagtaagtccagCACTGTACATTGcaatttacttccaggtaaagctTGCAGCCTTGGGGCTTGTTAACTGGATGTGGCcaagtgtgtttgtttgtttgtttgcttaattgATATTTCTATACTGTTTCTCTGCACCCAGAAGGGCCACCCGAAGCTTTGCAGAGAAGAACAATGTTGTTGGCCCAGTGTTTTCCCCCCCAAAACGCCTTGTGCAACTGTTTAAAGCGAGCAGGATACAGTAGCCTGACTCAGAACCACTGgaagcaaattgggggggggggggaagcagcagcaaaggataTCAGCAAAGTGAAAGGAGCATTTTGGAAGCTGGAAGCATCCCTTCTCCCCTCAGTTCTGCCTCGTAGTGTTTACATGGGTTCTGAAGTTTGGGTTGAAAGCATTGCTAAAAAAAGAAGTTTCTCTTGCCCTGGCTTCCTATTAGACGTATCTCCCACCGAGAACACTGGCAGAGTGCTTGAATAGAGAGATCTCCCAACAGGCCAACTCACTCCTGGCATTAATGAAAAGCTAGTGGAAAGCGGCCAgcgattttcttttcttttcccggTCAAATCTTAGCGAGCCACGTAAAATCAGCTCTCCTGTTCCGCTGATTGAGTGTCTGCGTGTGTGTTGCCTGTGTCGGAAGGAAAGCGGCTGTTATTCAAAAGGCGCTATCCGCAAACTTGGCAAGCCGCGATGTTTGGGTGTATTGAAGTCGGTTTTGTCCAAGGCATGAAAACTAACTTTTCtagcttaacttttttttttttttctggaatagCGCAGTTGCAGATGTTTGCATAGATGATCATTACGCGCCGCCCACGTTAGAAATGACAACGAATAGAGAGGAAAACAGGAAAAGCAAAGCACCAAAAACAAAGCGGAAGAACTTAGACGCACGCACCCCcaacccaaaacaaaaccaaaaacaacaaaacaaaaaacaaaacaaaaacaccggGGAAAAAAGCcagtttctctttccttcccGCATCCCTACCCTCaccttcccgcccccccccccccgcgcgcacCCTCTCCTCGTCCTGCTTTTCTCTACACACAATCCCTCCTCCATGGCATTAACATCTTCTGTGTGCTTCCTCAGCGGGGAAGTGCTCAGAGCGACAGTGGGTGAATTCTGGAGACGCTTGGAGGTAGAAGTCCCGCCTCCCCGTCCCCATCATTTCTGGTTCTCCTGGCCATTAATAAATA
This sequence is a window from Elgaria multicarinata webbii isolate HBS135686 ecotype San Diego chromosome 4, rElgMul1.1.pri, whole genome shotgun sequence. Protein-coding genes within it:
- the POU3F2 gene encoding POU domain, class 3, transcription factor 2 — encoded protein: MATTASNHYSLLTSSSPMVHAEPPGSMQPGAGYRDAQALVQADYALQSNGHPLSHAHQWITALSHGGGGGGGGGGGGGGGGGGDSPWSTSPLGQQDIKPSVVQAGGRGDELQQQQQQQHHQQQQGRPPHLVHHAGSHHAAVAAAVAWRTGGSAHLPPGMAASNGGGQGGLLYSQPPGFTVNGMLSSGQPGMHHHGLRDAHEEPPPQQQQPPPHHPDHLPQQQQQQHPHGQQQQQQQQHHHPHHHHEAHSDEDTPTSDDLEQFAKQFKQRRIKLGFTQADVGLALGTLYGNVFSQTTICRFEALQLSFKNMCKLKPLLNKWLEEADSSSGSPTSIDKIAAQGRKRKKRTSIEVSVKGALESHFLKCPKPSAQEITSLADSLQLEKEVVRVWFCNRRQKEKRMTPPGGTLPGAEDVYGASRDTPPPHHGVQTPVQ